The sequence below is a genomic window from Nostoc flagelliforme CCNUN1.
GAGGTTTAACCCGAATAGGAGTTAGAAAATATATGCCAGTAGTTTCATTGGCTCAAATGATGGAGTCAGGGGTTCACTTTGGGCATCAGACCCGGCGTTGGAACCCAAAAATGTCTCCTTACATTTATACTTCCCGCAATGGTGTGCATATCATCGACTTGGTGCAAACTGCCCAGTTGATGGATAATGCTTATAACTACATGCGATCGCACGCTGAACAAGGGAAGAAATTTCTTTTCGTCGGCACTAAGCGCCAAGCAGCTGGAATTATTGCTCAAGAAGCTAGCCGTTGTGGTTCCCACTACATTAACCAACGCTGGTTGGGTGGAATGTTGACCAACTGGGCAACTATCAAAACACGGGTAGACCGTCTAAAAGATTTAGAACGCCGTGAGGAAACTGGCGCACTAGATTTATTACCGAAAAAAGAAGCATCAATGCTACGTCGGGAAATGACGAAGCTTCAGAAATACTTGGGCGGCATTAAAACAATGCGGAAAGTACCCGATATCGTGGTGATTGTAGACCAACGCCGGGAATATAACGCAGTTCAAGAATGCCAAAAGCTAAGTATTCCGATTGTGTCCATGCTGGATACAAACTGTGACCCAGATGTAGTAGATATCCCCATCCCAGCAAACGACGATGCTATCAGGTCAATTAAGCTGATAGTTGGAAAGTTGGCGGATGCCATTTATGAAGGTCGTCACGGTCAGCTTGAGGCTGAAGATGATTACGAAGATTACGACGGCGGTGAGTATGACGATGACTACGAAGAAACCGAATATACTGATGCCGTAATTCCCGACGAGGAAACAGAGGAATAAGTAAAGCAGGGGTGAAGGAAGTGTCCGAAGGAGGGCGGTGGCTGGCAGAGTAGCAGCAAGCCGCCCTAGCCTGCGGCAAATCGTAGGCTAAGGTAGAGGCGAAAAAACTCATACCTTATAACTTCATTATTTTTTCTACCCCAGCCCTGAGTAAGATAGAAATACTCAACACCCGTGAGCGATTACAACTCGAGGTCAAGTTAGGAATTGAGGCAACATGGCGGAAATATCTGCAAAACTCGTCCAAGAGCTACGCCAAAAAACTGGTGCCGGCATGATGGACTGCAAAAAGGCGCTGATAGAGACTGATGGTAACGTAGAAGAAGCCATAGACTGGCTACGGAAAAAGGGCATCTCTAAGGCGGGCGCAAAAAGCGATCGCGTTGCGGCAGAAGGTCTAGTAGACACTTACATTCAGCCCGGTGGTCGGGTAGGTGTACTCATAGAAGTCAACTGCCAAACCGATTTTGTTGCTCGTAACGAGGCTTTTAAAGCTTTAGTTAAGAACCTAGCAAAGCAAGCTGCGACTGCTGATAGTGTTGAGTCTTTGTTGGCTCAACACTATATTGAACATGAAAGTGCAACTGTAGAAGAATTCATCAAGCAAACTATTGCTACGCTCGGTGAAAACATCCAAGTGCGTCGCTTTATCAATTTTGCACTAGCAGAAGGCACACAAGGTGTAGTAGACAGCTACATTCATACTGGCGGTCGAGTTGGTGTATTGGTAGAACTGGGTTCTCAAAGTGAGTCAGTAGCTACCAATCAAGAGTTCCAAAGCTTGGCACGGAATACTGCAATGCAAGTTGCGGCTTGTCCAAATGTTGAGTATGTGAGCGTAGACCAAATCCCCGCCGAAGTTGCCCAAAAGGAAAAAGATATTGAAATGGGCAAGGATGATTTGGCGAACAAGCCAGATAACATCAAAGAAAAGATTGTTCAGGGACGAATTGAAAAACGCCTGAAAGAATTGACTTTGCTCGATCAGCCTTACATTCGCGATCAAAGTATTTCCGTGGAAGACTTGGTGAAGCAAGCAAAGGCGCAATTAGGCGAAGAGATTCAAGTGACCCGCTTTGTCCGCTACATACTGGGCGAAGGCATTGAAAAGCAAGAAATTAGCTTTGCTGATGAAGTCGCTGCACAAATGGGTACTAAGTAATATTAGTTAGGAGTTAGGAGTTAGGAGTAGAGACGCGATTAATCGCGTCTCTACAGGAGTTAGGAGTTAATAGGAAGTTGATTCATAATTCATAACTCATAATTATTAACTCTTAACTGCTTAAAATACAGGTCAAGCAAATAGCCTGACCTGTATTTGATTAGTAGAGACGCGAAATATCGCATTTAATTTAAAATATAAAATCCTCTGGAAAGTTATCCTAAAATAAATTTGTACATTTGTACTATGTAATAGTTCACATGGGCAAGAACGAAAAGATATGGCAAGAGCAATCGAGCGAATTGAACGGGATATTGCAGGAATAAAAGAAGCGATTCGGGCGATCGCACTAGAACTACAAACCGCTTATGCTAGTTATCTAAACACCT
It includes:
- the rpsB gene encoding 30S ribosomal protein S2 — translated: MPVVSLAQMMESGVHFGHQTRRWNPKMSPYIYTSRNGVHIIDLVQTAQLMDNAYNYMRSHAEQGKKFLFVGTKRQAAGIIAQEASRCGSHYINQRWLGGMLTNWATIKTRVDRLKDLERREETGALDLLPKKEASMLRREMTKLQKYLGGIKTMRKVPDIVVIVDQRREYNAVQECQKLSIPIVSMLDTNCDPDVVDIPIPANDDAIRSIKLIVGKLADAIYEGRHGQLEAEDDYEDYDGGEYDDDYEETEYTDAVIPDEETEE
- the tsf gene encoding translation elongation factor Ts, with product MAEISAKLVQELRQKTGAGMMDCKKALIETDGNVEEAIDWLRKKGISKAGAKSDRVAAEGLVDTYIQPGGRVGVLIEVNCQTDFVARNEAFKALVKNLAKQAATADSVESLLAQHYIEHESATVEEFIKQTIATLGENIQVRRFINFALAEGTQGVVDSYIHTGGRVGVLVELGSQSESVATNQEFQSLARNTAMQVAACPNVEYVSVDQIPAEVAQKEKDIEMGKDDLANKPDNIKEKIVQGRIEKRLKELTLLDQPYIRDQSISVEDLVKQAKAQLGEEIQVTRFVRYILGEGIEKQEISFADEVAAQMGTK